CGGTCATGTGGAAACCGTACGGGAACGCTTCGAGCACCTCGTCAAGATCCGCGACGTCCAGGCCCGGAAACCCGAAGGCGCCAAGGGTTTTATCGCTTTTATCCCCTGGACGTTCCAGGATGTAGACACCTTGCTGGCCAGAATCCGGGGCGTCCACAACCTGACCACGTCCGAAGAATATATCCGCATGATCGCGATGAGCCGCATCATGCTTCCCAACATCAACAATATCCAGGCAAGCTGGCTGACCGTGGGCAAGGAAACCGCTCAATTGTGCCTGCACGCCGGCGCCAATGACTTTGGCAGCATCATGATCGAAGAGAACGTCGTGAGCGCCGCGGGGGCTCCGCACCGCTTTACCGCCCGTGGTATCCAGGCGGCCATACGCGAAGCCGGTTTCGAACCCCAGCTCCGGACCCAACAGTACGAAGCCCGGACCATGCCCGAAGTCATGGAAGAACAGGTGATCAACTACTAGCATGCCCTCTGCATTCCTCACCGCCGAGTGGAGGTGGCTGGCGATGGCCAACTACGCCGTAGACGCGGAACTTCTTACCCCATACCTGCCCGCGGCCACCGAGCTGGACGTATGGGAAGGGCGTTGCTACCTGAGCCTGGTGGGTTTTCTTTTCCGCAATACCCGGCTTAAGGGGTTCCGGATTCCTTTTCACAGCGACTTCGAGGAGGTCAACCTCCGGACGTATGTCCGCTACCGTGCCCCGGACGGATCGTGGAGAAGGGGCGTCGTTTTCCTGAGTGAAATCGTACCGCTGCCCACGCTGGCGTTTGTCGCCAACCAGGCCTACCAGGAGCACTACCGGAGCATGCCCATGCGCCATGACGTCCACCAGACCGACGAGGCCCTTACCGTACAATATGAATGGAAAAGCAATACCTGGAATTCCTTTTGCCTTGTGACCGACCTCGATAGCCGTGAACAGGACCCCTCCGGTCTGGACGCCTTTATCACCGAACATTATTTTGGCTATACCCGGATGGACGGCCGCCGGACCGGCGAATACCGGGTGGAACACCCCACCTGGAAGATTCATGCCGTCCAGGGTTTCGAAATTAAAGTAGACTTCTCGGACCTGTACGGTCCTTCTTTTGCTTTCCTCGAAGGCCGCACACCGGATTCTCTCCTCCTGGCGGAGGGCTCGGGCATCAGCGTCGGGCCGAAAAGAGTCATCAAGGCCTAAGCCGGTGTCAGGAAGTCCCGGAACCAATACCCGGAATCCTTGATGGTGCGCAGTTGGGTCTCATGATCCACGTAGACGAGGCCGAAACGGGCCTTATACCCCTCCGACCATTCGAAATTATCCGTCAGCGTCCACACGAAATAACCCGTGACATTGACGCCCTCCTGGCGTACCTTCTGGACCGCCCCCAGGTATTCCTTGAAAAAGGCAACCCTTGCCTCGTCCTTTACCCTGCCCCCCACGACCGTGTCCTTAAAGGCCGCCCCGTTTTCGGTGACCATGATTTCCTTTACCCCGCCGTATTTCCAGAAACGCCTCAGGATGGCGGCCAGACCGTCCCCATTGATCTCCCATCCCATCGCCGTCCGGGGGACCCTGCGGTAATACGGTTTAACCTCGGACGCCTGGACCAGGGGGATCAGGCGATTGAAGCGAACCACCACCGGGAAATAATTTTGCAACCCGATAAAGTCGAAGTGAAAGGGCATGCGCTCCGTATATTTCCAGGACTTGTTGTATAACTCCAGGCGTTCGATGAGCCGGAACGATTCCGAGGGATAGCCCTTTCCCAGGGCCGGTTCCACAAAAAGCCGGTTGAGCAGCACGTCCACCCGTCCCGCGGCCTGGACGTCTTCCTGCCGGTCCGAATAGGGGATCACTTCCGAACAGGAAAAGGTCGTTCCGATCCGTGCGCCCGGTACCAGGTCCCGGAGGATCCGTCCCCCATGAGACTGCGCCAGGACGGCGTTGTGTACCGCGGGGAAAAAGTTGTCCAGCCCCGAAAGACCCGGCGCATGCCGGCCCAGCATATAGCCCAGGGCGGTAAAAGCGGCCGGTTCGTTCAGCACGATCCAATTCTTCACCTTTGACCCAAACTCTTCGGCGCAAAGGGTCGTGAAGCGCTCAAACCACCGCATCATTTTAAAGCTCGTCCATCCCCCCTCCTTTTGCAAGGCCAGGGGAAGATCCCAATGGTAAATGGTCAGAAACGGCTCCAGTCCCAGCCGGAGACACTCGTCGATCACGTCGTGGTAATATCGAACCCCCTCTTTGTTGACCCGTCCGGTCCCGTCAGGAAGCACCCTTGACCACGAAACGGAAAACCGGAAGCTATTAAAGCCAAGGGCCTTTGTCAGGAGCAGGTCTTCCTTATAGCGATGGTAAAAGTCACAGGCGACAAAGGGTTTGGCACCCCCGCGGATGGTTCCTTTCCGGCGTGAATACGTGTCCCAGATGGAAAGCCCCCTTCCGCCCTCCGTATAAGCGCCTTCGTTCTGGGCGGCGGCGATGGCCACACCCCAGGCGAAATCATTTCCAAAAGCCTTTGCCGTCAAGGGCTTCAGCGAATCATTCCCCATGACAGCAAAACTGCGGAATGCACCCGATCCAAGCTGACGGTAGGTATTAAGAATTGGTTATTTTTGCCCAACAAATACTTCTATTCATGAAGACACTTCTTTTGGCGGCCGGCCTGCTCTTCGCTACCGGCGCGGCCCAGGCGCAGATTAGTTTTTCGGTCAATATCGGGATGCAACCATCCTGGGGACCGACAGGGTATGACCATGTCGAGTATTACTATCTACCCGACATCCAGTGCTATTACTACGTACCCTCCCACCAGTTCATCTACCTCAACGCAGATCGCCACTGGATGTTTTCCAATGAGCTGCCTCCCCGCTACCGCGGCTATGACCTTTTCCATAGCTACAAAGTGGTCATGAACGAGCCCCAACCCTACATGCACTTTGACGAGCACCGGCGGATGTACGACCAATACCGCGGCGATCCCCATGGACAGACCTTTATCCGCGACAACCACGAAGACCGTTACCAAAACCACTGGCATGACCAGCAGGAAGCCGACGAGGAATGGCGCCATGATGGGCACCATGACAACGGGCACCACTACGGTCAGGATAAACACTAAAATTCAGGAATGACGCCTACAGCTTGGCCATCATGCAAAGGTTGCTGAGCGTAGGCGTCTTACTTCCGCCCTTTGGCTCGACGGTCACGGCAAAGGCCTGGGCACCGGGCACGTCTTTCTGAAAGCCTACGCTCACGGTATTGTCCTTATAATCGAACACACCCGCGTCCACCGGCTGTCCGTTGTACAAGGCCCAAAGCTGGTATTGCTGATCCGGGCTCAGCGCCGGGAGGTGCGCGTCGGCCAGCATGAGTTTTTTGGTCGCGGGATTCCAGTAAAGAAGCATGTAGTTATCCTGGGCCGTGATCTTGCTGCCGGCCACCGCCGTCAGTTCCACACGCCTGGTCAGGATATTGCGCATGAGGGTGAACTGTTCCTGCATCTTGCCCACGTGATCCTCATATTGCGCCTTTTCCGCCGACATGCTTTGCTCGTCGGCGCGCAGGGCCGCCATTTCCCGGGAAAGATTGTTGTCCCGGAGCGCCAGCCACACCGACAAACCGGTGGTCAGGATAAGGCCGGCCACGGCGGCGGCAATGCCGAGACGGTTGATGCGCCGGATGGGTCCGGTTTGAGGTGGGTGAACGTGTATGCGGTCAAAAATGTATCCCAGCTGTGAATCCTTCTCGCGCTCCGTCATATTGAACTCCACCGGGCTCAGGAAGTCCAGCATAGCCCGCTCGATCTTTTCGATCTCGGTGGCGATCTCCGGATATTCCAGGGCGGAAGCGGCCACATCCCCCATCTCTCTTTCGGAGAGGGTACCGGCCACATACAGCTCCAGCTTTCCTGACGATATGAGTTCTTGTACGTTCATTTCATTGGTCATAAATACTGGTAACGCTTCCTCAGCTCGATGATCGCATTTCTCAACCGCGTCTTGACCGTGCCCACCGGCAGGTTCAAAATCTCTGCGGCTTCGGCGTGCGAATACCCCAGCATGTACACCACGTCTACCACCTCCCGGTGGTTGGGCTCCAGGTCCTCCAGCATCTTTCGGACACCGATGAGCTCGGGCGTGGGTTGCACACTTCTACTGTCTCCCGAATCCGGAGACGCGTCAAGAGATTGGTTTCTGCTATGATTTTTGAAGTCTTTCGACCTCGTCCGATCGATAGCAACGTTACGACAGATGTTCATCATCCAGGTAAACAGCGTCCCTTTCGTGGCGTCATAGCTATCTATGTTGTGCCAGATCTTCACCATGGCGTCCTGCAAAATGTCTTTTGCAAGCTCTGTATCGTCACGAACGATCTGTTTGATGATGGATATGAAAGCATTTGAATAATTCCTGTACAATGTGGCAAAAGCCTGTTCGTCCCTGGCCTTAAGCCGGGTCATTAACTCTTGCTGAAATGTTAACGCTTGTTCCAAACGTTTATTAGCGCGGAGTTTAGATTGCCGTTCAACAATATTATTTACGAAAATAGACTTCCGGTGGTTTCCGTCAAACTTATTTTACTGGTTTTGTCCCGGAAAAAGACCGTAAAAATCCGGTCTTTTCAAGCACTTAGACTACGGGAAACCCTCGATTATGCCCGGTTACCCACGTGTGCCCCAAAAATGTTTATAAAAAGATTTTTGGATACGATTTTTTTTCTATATTCACCTCGAAATCCGTTTTTACCCTTTCAAAATCCAATTAAAATGAAAACTAACGTCCCCGCCGCTAACGGCCAGACTTCGAGAATGCTCAAGATGGTGTGGAAGAAATTCCTTGAGCAATTTGAATCCCCTTCGACCCGCAACTACCGCCGGTTGAAGGAATTTCTAGGATGAACTTTCCCCCAACAAACTATTTTCAGCAGCGCCAACGCGCGCGAATGGGAAGCTGTGCATGACCTGTTCCATCATGGATCGAATGGCGTCATTGCACAGGTTCCCTATGCTGCCTTCGTGCGTATGCCGCACTTCTCCATCGAA
This region of Dinghuibacter silviterrae genomic DNA includes:
- a CDS encoding YqjF family protein — protein: MPSAFLTAEWRWLAMANYAVDAELLTPYLPAATELDVWEGRCYLSLVGFLFRNTRLKGFRIPFHSDFEEVNLRTYVRYRAPDGSWRRGVVFLSEIVPLPTLAFVANQAYQEHYRSMPMRHDVHQTDEALTVQYEWKSNTWNSFCLVTDLDSREQDPSGLDAFITEHYFGYTRMDGRRTGEYRVEHPTWKIHAVQGFEIKVDFSDLYGPSFAFLEGRTPDSLLLAEGSGISVGPKRVIKA
- a CDS encoding anti-sigma factor, with product MNVQELISSGKLELYVAGTLSEREMGDVAASALEYPEIATEIEKIERAMLDFLSPVEFNMTEREKDSQLGYIFDRIHVHPPQTGPIRRINRLGIAAAVAGLILTTGLSVWLALRDNNLSREMAALRADEQSMSAEKAQYEDHVGKMQEQFTLMRNILTRRVELTAVAGSKITAQDNYMLLYWNPATKKLMLADAHLPALSPDQQYQLWALYNGQPVDAGVFDYKDNTVSVGFQKDVPGAQAFAVTVEPKGGSKTPTLSNLCMMAKL
- a CDS encoding RNA polymerase sigma factor codes for the protein MTRLKARDEQAFATLYRNYSNAFISIIKQIVRDDTELAKDILQDAMVKIWHNIDSYDATKGTLFTWMMNICRNVAIDRTRSKDFKNHSRNQSLDASPDSGDSRSVQPTPELIGVRKMLEDLEPNHREVVDVVYMLGYSHAEAAEILNLPVGTVKTRLRNAIIELRKRYQYL
- a CDS encoding GH1 family beta-glucosidase, with amino-acid sequence MGNDSLKPLTAKAFGNDFAWGVAIAAAQNEGAYTEGGRGLSIWDTYSRRKGTIRGGAKPFVACDFYHRYKEDLLLTKALGFNSFRFSVSWSRVLPDGTGRVNKEGVRYYHDVIDECLRLGLEPFLTIYHWDLPLALQKEGGWTSFKMMRWFERFTTLCAEEFGSKVKNWIVLNEPAAFTALGYMLGRHAPGLSGLDNFFPAVHNAVLAQSHGGRILRDLVPGARIGTTFSCSEVIPYSDRQEDVQAAGRVDVLLNRLFVEPALGKGYPSESFRLIERLELYNKSWKYTERMPFHFDFIGLQNYFPVVVRFNRLIPLVQASEVKPYYRRVPRTAMGWEINGDGLAAILRRFWKYGGVKEIMVTENGAAFKDTVVGGRVKDEARVAFFKEYLGAVQKVRQEGVNVTGYFVWTLTDNFEWSEGYKARFGLVYVDHETQLRTIKDSGYWFRDFLTPA